Below is a genomic region from Brassica oleracea var. oleracea cultivar TO1000 chromosome C9, BOL, whole genome shotgun sequence.
TGTGAGAAAGCAGAGAAACATATCAAATGAATTTATAGGCAAAGAAGATTATTATTAGACAGCAAAGAGTTTTGTTTGATTTGGTTTTAGTTTGAAGAAACGAAGGCTTAATTCTTTTGGTTTTCTTTGTCTTGAAGCTTTTAATGATTCTTTGGATTGAGTTCAATATTAAGTATACCTTTTTTATTTGTTATATTCATTTTTTTTTTTTCATGTACATATGAGAATAATATTTTCTTATACACATGCACGTTGCATGAAGATAAATCCAAACACCAGAACCACCATTGTCATGCTCACCATCTTTGCATTATAAACTTGATGTAAATTTCTTTTAACTGATAATATTTTCTTATATAACATAGATATCCCTAAAACAAAAGTGGAAGAGATTTTCTAAGTTGCAGCTTATTACAAAAACTGGTCTTTCACACAAACATAAACATTATTATGCGAACATAGGAATGTTGCAAGCACTTAAAATAAACAGAGCAATTACATTCACAACACAAACACAAGCTATCAAATGTTCTTCCTCTGCTTGATTTTCCAGTCCAAGTATTTCTCAACAACATTGAGTCCACAAAACTCCTTCACAACAGCCATTGTTGCTGGAACAGGCAAATCAAAGCTCATATCAACCCCTTGTTGGTTATTACTCCATGTCTGAATCTGTTTATTTGCTTCTTTAACAGCTGCTCGGACCGCACAGTGAACAGAAGCCGCTAAAAGCAATGGTGGTTCACCCGAAGCTGTATAAAACCCCAAAACAAAAGATTTTAACACAAAGACTTTCACCCAATAAGGTAAAATTTTGATATAAAGTAAGTTAAGTCACCTTTGGATGAAAGAACACGGTTCTTGTGGTGTCCACTGTTGAGAATCTCGACATTAAACTGTCTTGGAATTGTATCAACCGTTGGGATCTTGTAAGTCCATGTGCTGTCTGTTACTATGAGACCGTCTGAGTTCATTAGGTACTCTTCAAGCATGAAGAACCCAAGTCCTTGAACAAACGCTCCTTCAATCTGGAAAATTTACAATGAAACATTACAAATCCAGACCAAGAGAACCATAACAGAAACATACAACACATAGAGTCTGTTTAAACCTGTCCTAAATCCACAGCGGGGTTGAGACTTTTCCCACAATCATAGATGATATCAGTGCGCAGAACCGTTGTTTCACCAGTCAAAATGTTTACTTCAACCTGTTTGATTACAGCCAAACAAATCTAAACATTGTTTCACAAACTGTTAAGTAAGCTAAGAGGAGATTTACCTCGCTCGCTGCAACTCCATAGTTAAGGTACTGAGTACTGTAGAGATCTGGCGAGTAAGTGTTACTAACAGACATGTTCACCGATTGCATATAAGCCTACACAAGACCATTCAAGAACAAGACTGTTAATAAAGTCCATTCATAATAACTTTTCCTTTTTAAATTACCAGAAGGTTTGGGCCGAAACCCTAATCCCTCGTACCCGAAACCACAGCATGTAATATTAGTTTCGTCCCAGTGGTCAGTCGAACTGGAACTTCTGACACAATGGTCAGAGTCCATTCATAATAACCAGAGAACACCAAAATTTACAATGAGTATGTACCTGACTGATGAGGCTATCCCAACTCACAGGTCCTCCTGTTTTCTCCTCCAAAGCAGCCTTGACAGGTAACAGCCTCTCAACTAAGCCATCGCAGCAAATCCTAACCGCTTCACTACTAGCCTCAGAGGTTGTGCTACCACCAGTTACTGAGCCTTGCACCATACTCAAAGTATCGGTCTGGATGACACGGATCTTCTCGAGAAGCTCATCGCTCGTAGTACTACAATGAATCAGCCCAAGTGAGAATGCAGCCATCTGTTTCACCTTTGTCCATAGCCCTTGTCCTATCTCAATCCCTGGAACCTCAACCACTATAGACCCATCGCTCAACACGCTTACTCTTCCCGGTGTTAACCGCATAGACACTCCATAAACCGCAGGAACACGCGAGATCCCTCTCTTCCTCCACTTGCTTGATGCGTTAAACTCATCAACCACCTTCCTCCTCTGGCTAAACCCTGAGAACTTATCTAGCTTCTCCCAAAGCTGTGGTAACGTGTACTCAGTGGCCTCACCAGCTTTCTTATTATAAAACAACTTTAAACTCTCATAAGCATGGAGATTAACCTTCCTGATCTCATCCACATCAATAGAAAGATAAGAAGCTACTTTCTCAATGATGGCTTCAGCTATATAAGATCCTTGCACATCCCCAGGAGCTCTAACAGCAGTTCTGCTCACAGTGTTTGTTTTGCATACTTTCACATTAAAAGAGAGAGCACCCCAGTCATACTTCATCAATGCTCCTTGGATCCCTGACGGCATAAGAGGGCTTATGTCTTCGCTTAGCCCTGCATCAAGTAGCAGCTCCAAGTCTAGAGCAGTGACCTTCCCATTGGATTTGAATCCAACGCTATATGTGATTTTCATCGGATGTCTTCCTCCTGTTGTTATCATATCTGTTTTTCTGTTCACATATGTCCTCACTGGACGCTGCATTTTGGTTGCTGCAAGTGCACAAGCTGCAGCAACCTAATAACAAAAATTTTGTTCAAATCGGGTTTGTAATCGTTTAAACAGGGTTATTTTAATATAATTTTAATTAAAATAAATTGTTAAAACAAACATGATATACTCAAAGTACACCTGAGAAAGTATGAACTTACAGGCATTGATTTCATGACTTTCCCACCGAAGCCGCCACCAACTCGTCTAGTGATGACACGGACATTATGCTCAGGAACACCAAGACATCCAGCGATGGTTCGGTGCACATACTCAGGGGCTTGAGTGGAGCTATAAACCAACATACAGTTGTCTTCATCAGGCACTGCAAGAGCTGTTTGTGTCTCCATATAGAAGAAGTACTGTGACCCCAAACTTATCTACACATTAATTACAATCACAAAGATTAAGACAAGAGTAGGGCTTGAGAGAGTGAGAGGAAAGGAACCAGAACTAAAACCACCTTTGATCCAAGAATCTTATGCTCAGCTTCAGCCATTCCCTTGGTGATATCACCAACCGGTTTACTCTTCAGAAATGGAGGAATCTCGAAAAGACTAGACTTCTCAACAGCTTCTTCTAAAGACAGTATGGGCGGTTCTAAACCCTCAGTGTCATAATCAATCACAACAAGGTTTACTGCAATATCTGCAAGCTTTTGACTCTCTGCAACCTGCCCATAACACAAGTTGAATCTAATCTAAGTAGTTTCTTCTTCATAAATGCATTCTTCAGAGGCACAATGTATTCCTTCACCAGACTTACCAAGAAGGCGATGATCTCACCAGCACCATGGGTGATCTCTTCTGCAAACAAAAGATCCGAGGCAAAGAAACCTTTGTTACCAACATTTTGTCCACCTTTGGGAATATCTTTGTACGTTACTATGCCAAGAACTCCCTCTGGAACTCTGTTCTCCTTGAACCTTATACTCTTGATCCTTGCCAACGGCATTGTACTGTAGATAAATGCACCGTATAGACAGTTCTCCGGTGAAGGAATGTCGTCTACATACACAGCCTCACCTGTAGAATCATATAAACAGTAACAGAGAATCAACGTTAGCCATTTTCATCTAGAAAGTCATTAAAGAGTATCAGGACCATTCTTGAGCATAGGCCTGTGAAGCATTGGCTTACGGCTCCCAAAATTTTAGAAAAAATTGTAAAAGCAAAAATTATACTAAATAGCCTATAGCTTCCAAAATCTTAGGACCGGTTCTGAAGAGTATTATATAGAACTCACCAGATGCTTGAAGCTTAGCTCCAGCCTTAACAATGCCTTTACCGACCGGACTATGTTCTTGAGTTTCAACTATCTGCTGTGCAGATGACAACATAGCTTCACGTTTCAAAGATTCAAAACCGTTCTCTTTACTACATCCGTTGAGCAAACCGTTTGTAGTTAAAGATCCAAAGAACTCAAAGAGGAAAGTAACAGCCAAGCTTGATCTATAACCAGGATTCAAAGTACCCTTATCAGGCACTATCTCATCTTTAAGCAAGCCAATAGCTTCCATCAAAACCTCATCAGAGATAACTTTCCCCACAAGAAAATCTTCAACCTTCCTCGCCCTGTGTGCATGTTTGGTTCCATAAGCACCAAAAGCTAACAAGCAATCATTCACAACAACGCCATCATGTGTTGCATTCAAAGAAACTTCAGCTGAGAAAGCTGCGTTTAGAAACGCCAATGCGTTTCCTAGAGGACGTGGAGCTGCTCTGTAAGTTTCAAAGAGGAGATGAGTATCTGAAGAAGAAGAACCGTTCTTCAATGGCCTCCAAGATGGGATCACCAGGCTCACAAGAAGAGACTTGGCTTCAAGAGGAGGCTGTTGAAGAAACTCTTCTAGTGTAAACTGTTCTTGAACATTGGAGCCTATACTCATGATCTTCACAGTAGCTCTAGCAGCAACAAGTATGGTTGTGAGATCTGAAGGAAACTGTTTCCTCTGCGCCATCATGATGTTTCCACCTAACGTTCCAGTGTTCCTAACGAATCTGCTTGCTATCTTCTCCATGTGATTAGCGAGTTTCGCCAACATAGAGACATTTTCTTTCTCTCTTAGAACCTCAATAGCTTTTGATATGGTAACAGCAGCTCCTAGTTCAACTCCTTTCTCATCTCTTCTTACCACAGTGAGCTCAGGAAGCCGCCGAATATCTATAAATCTTGAGTACTTCCTCTCCTTCTCTTCTTTGTAGTAACCAGTGCTTGTGTTACCAGCTACTAACTTAACATACATACTGTTATCAAGCTGTAATAAACCTTGAAGCTCAGAGATACTTCCCGGGCTTGACCATCTGTACTTTCTTGGATCAGATTCAAGACTCATATCCATCTTGAGCTCCTTCTTCAAGAACTCTGGAAACGTAGTTGGCTTTGTATGGTCATAACAAGGCAAGTTCTTCAAAGCCTCATCTCTGTCCCCTCCCTTCTTGCAAAAGGAGTTGAACCCAAGATCTTCTATATCCGCATCCTTTGCAAAGCTCTTACAAGCGTCCACGAGCGGTCTGTATCCAGTACACCTGCATAGGTTACCCGACACAGCCTTCTCGGCTTCAGCAGCAGTGAGGTTTGAGGAGCCGTTCCTAGGAGGAAGGTCATGAGAAGAAGACTTGTCAGCGTTCGAGAGGGCGGAGAACATGGAGACGCTCATGCCGGGTGTGCAGAAACCGCATTGCGTAGCGTGGAAACCGGCGATACGCTCGTGGACAGCGTGGAACCCGGCTCTGCTGTTGCCTAGGCCTTCCGAGGTGGTGATGGAGCAGCCGTCGATGCTGCAGAGGAGTGTGAGACACGAGCTGACTGTGTAGTCGTCGACTTTGTCGAGGAGGGGATCGTATTTTGAGAGAAGAACAACACAAGCGCCACAACCACCTGTGTCCAAGAGAAGATACGTTACTTAAAGAATACAGAAGCCAAACGGAAGAGACATGAACAGATTATACTTCTCAGATGGATTGCTTGTGTTACAAACTATTAAGTACGTATATAGTCTCTTTGCCAAATATAGATACAACCGTTTATGCTTAACTTCAAATTTTCAGTTATATTAAATTGTTGTGGGATTTAATATATGTAAATCATGGCCATGAAAGTTTAATTTTTGATGTTTATTCAATTAAAAGATTAATAATTCATTATATTATGTGTTGTTTGAGATTAAAAAGGGATAGTGTTTTTTTAACGAAAAAGAATAGTCCATTCAAGTGATTTTTATCCACACATAAATTCACACGACCTTATTCGATCAGGGTAATGAAATGCGATATGTAAATCAAAATTTCCTTTTTAACTGAAAAAGCAACGCTAAATCAAGTAGATAATTTGGCATTGCAGTTTACATTTGCATAATTACTTTTACGAGCAAAACTTTAAAAGAAAATAATCTAAAAATATTTATTATTTGTGGACTTGCAACAGCCGTGTATCCGTTTGAAATCCAGTTGAACTTTTTATGTATAAGACTATGATTTTTCAAAAAAAAAAAGAATAGTATATTCAAAAGATTTTTATCCACACATATAAATTCACACGACCTTAGTTGATAACGGATTATTAAATCCGAAATGCTCAAACCTCCTTGTTGATTAAGTGACGCCAAAATAAAACTGTACACTTTGCATAAATACTTTTACGAGCAATTTAAAAAAAAAAATTCTAAAAATGTCTATTATTTGTGGACTTGAAATAGCCGTTTATCTGCTTTGATTTTGTCGTTTCTTAAATCAAAGTCCTAATCTTGGTCCGTATAAGAGTCCTCTAGAATCTGAATAGCTTTTAAGACAAAAAAACAAAAACAAAATAGATTAGAGGTTGAATCTGACTCAGAACATCTCCAATCTAACTTCTATCTTTTTTCTAAAATAAAATTTAAAGTAAAAATATTTTAATTGTATTCTATTTTCACTCTAAAAAAATAGTTTGATTCTATAAACAGAATAATTTATTTATCTTTTATTCTTTTTTTTTAAATAAAGTATCATTGGAATATAATTTAATTCTATTATAAAATTATTCTCTTTTAGAGCAAAAAATAAAATAAAATAAACCATTAGAAATTGTTTTAGAGAAATCATCAGTCAAAATCTTATGGTTTCCACTATTTAGTTTCATCTCTCAAGCAATCAGACGTAAGAACACAAAAACATCCATAAAGATTAAAGCTGTCCTACATAGACTGTAGAACTAATAATAGTCTTCTTCTTTTTTTAATAATAGTCTTTTTATAGTTATTGAATCTAAAAACTCTTGGTAACTCATGAACAAGAAGATATACAGTTAACTCATGAACTGTATCATCGTACCTTCACCACAACCGAGCTTGACGCTCTTGAAAGGTGTCTTGTTACGCAAGAAATCGATGAGTGTGGTTGAAGGATCAACAGAAGAGAGATCGAGCTCGAATCTTTCTCCATTAACAGCGAAAACAAGAGGGGTCTTCTTGATCTTCATCGCTTCTTCTTTCTCTTCAATCACTTTCTTCTCACCCATTGTTTCTTTTTTCTCTGTGTAGCCAATATTTAGTTCCACAACATATATTCTCGTAATCTTGACTTTATTTCCTGCAATGAGTAAGTGACAGAGAGTTTTTTTAGTATTTTTCTGCAGCCTATGTGCAAGAATAATACACGATAAGATTCTCTCCAGCAATATATATATTTATATAATTAACTTATTTGACAAAGAAAAAAATATTTTTATTTTTATATATATTTATGTCCCTTTATGTTTTGATAGAAAAATATTTTTATACGGTTGGCGTATTGCTATATTCGATTTGGTAGGTTGATGAAAGATAATGCTAACCACTACATTAAATTATATGGAAAATAGTTCACCATCATTTGTGGAGTGATTTTCATTAAAGAACCTTAGACTAACCAAACTTTACTTGTGTTTTCTTATCGTTTATTTTACATGATTTGAATCTGAATGATACATAGAGTAAGTTAGTAACAAATTAACGTCAGTGGTAAACTGTTTAAATGTCTAGTTTGAACCCATAGATAACAAAAGAATGACTTGTTTTCCATAAACTTGAATATAAGTTTTTTCTGGACCAAAATTTTGCATTAATAAAAAGAGAAAGGATTATAGCATAGTGAAGTAAGGAAAAACACAAAACAACTCTTAAACATGAAGCGAACAAACCATACATCTAAGAAAAACGAAAGAATGCATAAGATATGGATAAAGAGCAGATTGAAAAGCAGATGTCCAGCCCAAAAACAGTAATCAGACCATCTTCAATGGTTATCAAGACCAGATTTAAAATCATTAGTTACTATATATATCATAATTACATTAGATAATTTCGTAAGTTTTATTTAAGAAAATAATATATAATAAATAGCCACATTGCTTTAGTTAATATCATATGATATCATATAGTTGGTATTAAATGTTTTTAGTGAGATATAAAAATCGAATTGGACCAACATGTTTTTCAATTTCAATGTGAGGCTGACACGTATGATTAATTAACTACATAATTGATTGACACATAAGCAAAAGATCTTTTTCAATTATTACAAAATTAAAGTTACATTTTTCAAATGTTCCTCAATTAATATATACGAGATTTGGAGTAAGAAAACACAACATATTCTATATTGAAGCACATTTAACTCTATAATAGAATTTTTTTTCTAAAATAGAATTACTCTATTTTAAAATAAAATATAAAGAATATTATTGTATACTAAGTATAAAAGAATTTGCCATAACCAGCAGGCAGCAGCAAGGTTCTTGGTATAGACTACAAAAGAGACGTGTGAAGAACTTTAAGAACCTTGAACGACGTCATCTGAGATACTCCGTAGGACAGACACACACAATCAATTTGAATATTCGAATTTTCAACTTCACCGGAAAATGTATAGTGCAATTTAATATGTGGAAAAGATCAAGCGCACGATTCTTGATTCGCGATAAATCATGTCTGGTTTTTTCACTTTTACTTTTGTCTTTTTTCTTTTTAAAATAAAATTGTGTCGTATATGTGAACGTTCATCATTAAATAATAAAATTTTCAGCTTTATTGAAAACTAGATTGAGATCCGCACAATTGCGCGGAATGAATTTTATATATAAAAATATTTTTTTCTATTATTATTTATTTGTATTTATTTACATATTATGTATATAACTAAATTAAAGTAAAGACGTAAATCAAAACAGTACATCTTGTTTTTTACGATATTTTTTTGGTAAATAAATCAAAACAATCATTTTATTTATTTTATATGGTATATAATTAATTTTCAACGACATGGACATATATATAGTATATTTTAATATAAATATTTATTATTAAGAATTCATACTCATATGATAAACACACAATTTCTAGTGTGTGATTTTTTTAATGAAAATTTTAAAATTAAAATATCTCAATATTTTTCAATACAAATGTAGAAATTATCATATTTAAGTATTTTTCTATGTTATATAGTTTAATTTTAATCTATATTAATATATAATATTAATGTCTAGTAAATAAGATTTCATATTCATACGATTTATGATCATTTATATCTTGTTATTACAAAAAAAAATTAAACCATTGATCATAAAATTTTAGTGTGAGACATTTAACGTTTTTAGTAATTTATACTCGTTTTAAAAATTCAAAATATAACATATAAGAAAATTTTAATTTTTTTATTATACGGTTAATGCGGTTGTTTAATATCTTTTAATAATTTTAAATTAAACAAAAAAGAGCTAAGATACAAAATTTATTATCAAATATTTATTATTCATAATCATTAATTGTCATATATACGTTAATCATATAAGGCAATTCTGTAGCTTTTATTCAAGGAAAGTGAGAGAATATTCTTTTGTACACTATTTATCAATTTAATAGTTAGTTTAATAAAAAATATAATATAAATTAAGATGGACCAGCCTATTCCTCTAATAATTCTGAATTTTATTTTCATGCTGACGCGTGGCTACAAAACAATGTTGTAATGTTTGTTAATTAATATATAAGGGATGTACGGTGTATTTAATATTACCAGTGGACCGCTATTGATTTGCGAATATCTTGTATTTTTCGAAAAGATTAATTACCTTACAAGATTATGAAATACTCGTATTTATATGAGTTAACTATCTAATAAGATTACTATCCTGAAAATAATTATTGGTCGTTTTCTTAAGTTATTTCTTTGATTTTTTTCAGATTCATTAAGATATATAGAAATATGATATATTTGATTAAACTTTACAATGTACATGTGTATCACTGGTATTGGAAACAAAGTAACTTCCACTATTCATTTGAACAAATGGTTAAAATTAAGGAAAGTTAACTTAAATATACAAAATTTTAGGACAATTGACAAGAACCATACAGATCTTTTTTTTTATTACTGGCATTTTTTAAATACCAAACGTGCTTTTTTTTTACGTTATGAGAAAAAACATATTTACAGGAATGTCATTACTTTTCGCTGCCACATAAACAAAAACCCGGCGCCACGTAGGAATTATGTTCCGTGTTTTCATTAAGCCAGCCGTAATTCGCTACATATGTCTTTACGGCTGATTTATATCTACATGTCGGTTGAATAAACAAAAAGCCAGCCGTAATTCGGTACATACGTCGTTACGGTTGATTTATATCTACATGTCGGCTGAATAAACAAACGCGGCTGAGTTAAGAGGAAAAGGCTGACTTAAGAACATAAGTCAGCCGGACGGTACGGCTGAATTACAAAAATGTGGCTGATTTATGAGATAAAAGCTGACTTACAGACAAATGTTACGGCTGACTTATACATCGGCGGTTTGTTTTCTGGAAAATTTGGCTGAGTTGTAACTAAGAGACGGCTGAGTTATGTTTCCCCGGCTGAGTTAATGAATATCGACTGGCTGAGTTATATAATTTACGGCTGACTAATGTGATGTTGTTACGGCTGAGTTTATGATTATTCGGCCGTAATAGGATGGATTAACAGTAAACTCAGCTCGGTTACGGCTGACTTATTAGCGAAAGAATAATTACTAGAATATCATTCGTTTGACGGCTGACCTATGTGACGATACGGCTGATTTATCGTTTTTCATCCTAATTACGGCTGATTAAGGATCAAAAGATTAATTACTGAAATATTTACATGGTTCGGCTGACTTACATTGTAAATGAGAGCTGATTTATGGAGGCTGAGTTATATATTTGTTTGTCGGCTGATTAACCAATTTTCCATGTCATCTGCCATGTCATCAACTCGGATTTGCCATGTCATTGCTAACGAACTACTTTACAACTACGTTTGTCTGTCTGTTCATCTTTTTTCTTCGTCTTCTTTATCTATCTATATATCTATCTTCTTCATCTTATTCTTCATCTTTCTCCGAGATCTTATGGATCCGGTAATTATTGTTTATGGTAACTGAATTAAGAAAAACAAATATGTATTCAACGCTGACAGTAGAGAGTGTAGAGTTCTGCATTTAAATGAGAAAACAAAACATGACGAATTCGCAAAGTCTGTACTCGATGATTACAGATTGAATGAATTGAACAACAGATTGAATTCGCAACAACAGATATGTATTCAACGAACGACACTCCACTAGTTTACGGAGAACAAGGATGACAAAATAAATCGGAATGACAGAGCAAGAGAGACGATGAAAAGAATTGGGTTTTAATGTTTTGTATTACATCTGGGTTTTGGGTTTTAATGTTTTACATTACGACTGAGTTATATAAACATGTTACGATTATATTGGGTTTTCTTGATTAGTATAACGGCTGAGGTATGGATTTTAATGTTTTCGTATTACGACTGAGTTATCGTTAATTTATGCCTTATTTAATTTTTTAAACTCCTCGTGATTATCGTCTCCATTTATAAATGGCCTCGATATTAGTTCTGAGCCGTCAAATCAAGAAAGACGAAACATCTCATTATTATAAGGCGTTTAATATTATAAAAAATGATTACCGTGAATGTTAAATCAGTTTTTAAATACTAAAGTATCGTCTCGATGTTATAAAAGCCTCGATATTAGTTCTGAGCTGTATTTTCCACACTCTGCCGTCCCAAAGTATCAATCCTAAATCTCGATGGGCCATGATAAAACCCAAAATATTAACGGCTGAGTTATGTTAATATTAATGGCTGAGTTATATTATGAGTTAAATAATGAAGTATTACCATCTCGATCTCTACGAAGGCGTCGATGTTATATTAACCAACATGGCTGAGTTATATCAAATATAATTGCTTAGTTATATGAACGTTACATTAATGGATTATTTCCCGATACTTGAATTGCCTGAAGAGATTCAGGC
It encodes:
- the LOC106317854 gene encoding indole-3-acetaldehyde oxidase, with amino-acid sequence MGEKKVIEEKEEAMKIKKTPLVFAVNGERFELDLSSVDPSTTLIDFLRNKTPFKSVKLGCGEGGCGACVVLLSKYDPLLDKVDDYTVSSCLTLLCSIDGCSITTSEGLGNSRAGFHAVHERIAGFHATQCGFCTPGMSVSMFSALSNADKSSSHDLPPRNGSSNLTAAEAEKAVSGNLCRCTGYRPLVDACKSFAKDADIEDLGFNSFCKKGGDRDEALKNLPCYDHTKPTTFPEFLKKELKMDMSLESDPRKYRWSSPGSISELQGLLQLDNSMYVKLVAGNTSTGYYKEEKERKYSRFIDIRRLPELTVVRRDEKGVELGAAVTISKAIEVLREKENVSMLAKLANHMEKIASRFVRNTGTLGGNIMMAQRKQFPSDLTTILVAARATVKIMSIGSNVQEQFTLEEFLQQPPLEAKSLLVSLVIPSWRPLKNGSSSSDTHLLFETYRAAPRPLGNALAFLNAAFSAEVSLNATHDGVVVNDCLLAFGAYGTKHAHRARKVEDFLVGKVISDEVLMEAIGLLKDEIVPDKGTLNPGYRSSLAVTFLFEFFGSLTTNGLLNGCSKENGFESLKREAMLSSAQQIVETQEHSPVGKGIVKAGAKLQASGEAVYVDDIPSPENCLYGAFIYSTMPLARIKSIRFKENRVPEGVLGIVTYKDIPKGGQNVGNKGFFASDLLFAEEITHGAGEIIAFLVAESQKLADIAVNLVVIDYDTEGLEPPILSLEEAVEKSSLFEIPPFLKSKPVGDITKGMAEAEHKILGSKISLGSQYFFYMETQTALAVPDEDNCMLVYSSTQAPEYVHRTIAGCLGVPEHNVRVITRRVGGGFGGKVMKSMPVAAACALAATKMQRPVRTYVNRKTDMITTGGRHPMKITYSVGFKSNGKVTALDLELLLDAGLSEDISPLMPSGIQGALMKYDWGALSFNVKVCKTNTVSRTAVRAPGDVQGSYIAEAIIEKVASYLSIDVDEIRKVNLHAYESLKLFYNKKAGEATEYTLPQLWEKLDKFSGFSQRRKVVDEFNASSKWRKRGISRVPAVYGVSMRLTPGRVSVLSDGSIVVEVPGIEIGQGLWTKVKQMAAFSLGLIHCSTTSDELLEKIRVIQTDTLSMVQGSVTGGSTTSEASSEAVRICCDGLVERLLPVKAALEEKTGGPVSWDSLISQAYMQSVNMSVSNTYSPDLYSTQYLNYGVAASEVEVNILTGETTVLRTDIIYDCGKSLNPAVDLGQIEGAFVQGLGFFMLEEYLMNSDGLIVTDSTWTYKIPTVDTIPRQFNVEILNSGHHKNRVLSSKASGEPPLLLAASVHCAVRAAVKEANKQIQTWSNNQQGVDMSFDLPVPATMAVVKEFCGLNVVEKYLDWKIKQRKNI